From Streptomyces sp. TLI_053, a single genomic window includes:
- a CDS encoding ABC transporter ATP-binding protein: MLIRLLRAYLRPYSRPITLLVLLQLVSTLGLLYLPTLNADIIDSGVIKGDTGYILQVGAVMIGVTVLQTLCSICAVYYGARTAMAVGRDIRAAVFDRVQGFSAREVGQFGAPSLITRTTNDVQQVQMLVLMSFTMMVAAPIMCVGGIIMALNQDVPLSGLLLAVVPALAVVVAVLVRQLRPRFRSMQEKIDTVNRVLREQITGIRVIRAFVKDDHEQNRFADANEDLTGVSLQVGKLMAYLFPSVMLVVNVSSVAVLWFGAHRINSGDMEIGALTAFLSYLLQILMSVMMATFMFMMVPRAEVCAERIQEVLGTDSSVVPPTDPVTEVLRRGHLELREVDFRYPGAEASVLRGIDITARPGETTAVIGSTGSGKSTLLGLVPRLFDVSSGQVLLGGVDVRELDPGAVSDSVGLVPQKPYLFTGTVASNLRYGRPDATDEELWHALEIAQAKEFVEKFPEGLDAPIAQGGGNVSGGQRQRLAIARTLVRRPDIYLFDDSFSALDYATDAKLRKALARETTEATVVIVAQRVSTIRDADRIIVLDEGSVVGTGTHGELMAGNPTYREIVLSQLTEQEAA; the protein is encoded by the coding sequence GTGCTGATCAGACTGCTAAGGGCGTATCTCCGCCCCTATTCCCGACCGATCACCCTGCTGGTGCTGCTCCAGCTGGTGTCCACCCTCGGGCTGCTCTACCTGCCCACGCTCAACGCCGACATCATCGACAGCGGCGTGATCAAGGGAGACACCGGCTACATCCTGCAGGTGGGCGCCGTGATGATCGGCGTCACCGTCCTCCAGACCCTCTGCTCGATCTGCGCCGTCTACTACGGGGCCCGCACCGCCATGGCCGTCGGCCGCGACATCCGCGCCGCCGTCTTCGACCGCGTGCAGGGCTTCTCCGCCCGCGAGGTCGGCCAGTTCGGCGCCCCGTCCCTGATCACCCGCACCACCAACGACGTCCAGCAGGTCCAGATGCTGGTCCTGATGTCGTTCACCATGATGGTCGCGGCACCGATCATGTGCGTCGGCGGCATCATCATGGCCCTCAACCAGGACGTGCCGCTCTCCGGCCTGCTGCTGGCCGTCGTCCCCGCCCTCGCGGTCGTGGTCGCCGTGCTCGTGCGCCAGCTCCGCCCGCGCTTCCGCAGCATGCAGGAGAAGATCGACACCGTGAACCGGGTGCTGCGCGAGCAGATCACCGGCATCCGGGTGATCCGCGCCTTCGTCAAGGACGACCACGAGCAGAACCGCTTCGCCGACGCCAACGAGGACCTCACCGGCGTCTCGCTGCAGGTCGGCAAGCTGATGGCCTACCTCTTCCCGAGCGTGATGCTGGTCGTCAACGTCTCCAGCGTCGCCGTCCTGTGGTTCGGCGCCCACCGGATCAACAGCGGCGACATGGAGATCGGCGCGCTCACCGCGTTCCTCTCCTACCTGCTGCAGATCCTGATGAGCGTCATGATGGCCACCTTCATGTTCATGATGGTGCCGCGCGCCGAGGTCTGCGCCGAACGCATCCAGGAAGTGCTCGGCACCGACTCCAGCGTCGTACCGCCCACCGACCCCGTCACCGAGGTGCTGCGCCGCGGCCACCTCGAACTGCGCGAGGTCGACTTCCGCTACCCCGGGGCCGAGGCCTCCGTCCTGCGCGGCATCGACATCACCGCCCGCCCCGGCGAGACCACCGCCGTCATCGGCTCCACCGGCAGCGGCAAGTCCACCCTGCTCGGCCTCGTCCCCCGGCTCTTCGACGTCAGCTCCGGCCAGGTCCTGCTCGGCGGCGTCGACGTCCGGGAACTCGACCCCGGCGCCGTCTCGGACAGCGTCGGACTCGTCCCGCAGAAGCCCTACCTGTTCACCGGCACCGTCGCCAGCAACCTCCGCTACGGCCGGCCCGACGCCACCGACGAGGAGCTCTGGCACGCGCTGGAGATCGCGCAGGCCAAGGAGTTCGTCGAGAAGTTCCCCGAGGGACTCGACGCGCCCATCGCCCAGGGCGGCGGCAACGTCTCCGGCGGCCAGCGCCAGCGCCTGGCCATCGCCCGCACCCTGGTGCGCCGGCCCGACATCTACCTCTTCGACGACTCCTTCTCCGCGCTCGACTACGCCACCGACGCCAAGCTGCGCAAGGCGCTCGCCCGCGAGACCACCGAGGCGACCGTCGTGATCGTGGCCCAGCGCGTCTCCACCATCCGCGACGCCGACCGGATCATCGTCCTCGACGAGGGCTCCGTGGTCGGCACCGGCACCCACGGCGAGCTCATGGCCGGCAACCCGACGTACCGGGAGATCGTGCTCTCCCAGCTCACCGAGCAGGAGGCGGCGTGA
- the sigJ gene encoding RNA polymerase sigma factor SigJ, with translation MSDDPSARNAAPSTGSTGRSSTGSSATGSTRRSSTGRGGTGRGGTEAAPAGRTAPDAFEANRRYLGSVAYRMLGSFTDAEDVLQEAWLRWRAADRADVADPRAFLTTVVTRLCYDQLGSARARRESYYGEWLPEPSVSYQSGPASPAELAELGESVSLALLAVLEQLTPAERAAFVLHDVFAVGFDEIAASLDRSPDAARQLASRARRRVKDGSRRATADPSEHRQAVEAFAAATARGDIEGLLAVLDPEVVWHSDGGGLVTAGARPVFGADKVSRLVAGLVAKWGTPDTVIEFALVNGEPGLVWYLQPGVVGGVVGFTVADGRITSAYTVVNPEKLTHLNPATTTPEV, from the coding sequence GTGAGTGACGACCCGTCGGCGAGGAACGCCGCGCCCAGCACCGGCAGCACCGGCCGCAGCAGCACCGGCAGCAGTGCCACCGGCAGCACCCGCCGCAGCAGCACCGGCCGCGGCGGCACCGGCCGCGGCGGCACCGAAGCGGCGCCCGCCGGCCGCACCGCCCCGGACGCCTTCGAGGCCAACCGGCGCTACCTCGGCTCCGTCGCCTACCGGATGCTCGGCTCCTTCACCGACGCCGAGGACGTCCTCCAGGAAGCCTGGCTGCGCTGGCGCGCCGCCGACCGCGCCGACGTCGCCGACCCCCGCGCCTTCCTCACCACCGTCGTCACCCGCCTCTGCTACGACCAGCTCGGCTCGGCCCGCGCCCGCCGCGAGTCCTACTACGGCGAATGGCTGCCCGAACCGTCCGTCTCCTACCAGAGCGGCCCCGCCTCCCCCGCCGAACTCGCCGAACTCGGCGAATCCGTCTCGCTGGCCCTGCTCGCCGTCCTCGAACAGCTCACCCCCGCCGAACGCGCCGCCTTCGTGCTGCACGACGTCTTCGCCGTCGGCTTCGACGAGATCGCCGCCTCCCTCGACCGCAGCCCCGACGCCGCCCGGCAGCTCGCCTCCCGCGCCCGCCGCCGGGTCAAGGACGGCAGCCGCCGGGCCACCGCCGACCCCTCCGAGCACCGGCAGGCCGTCGAGGCCTTCGCCGCCGCCACCGCCCGCGGCGACATCGAGGGCCTGCTCGCCGTCCTCGACCCCGAGGTGGTCTGGCACTCCGACGGCGGCGGCCTCGTCACCGCCGGCGCCCGCCCGGTGTTCGGCGCCGACAAGGTCTCCCGGCTCGTCGCCGGCCTGGTCGCCAAGTGGGGCACCCCCGACACCGTCATCGAGTTCGCGCTGGTCAACGGCGAACCCGGCCTCGTCTGGTACCTGCAGCCGGGCGTGGTCGGCGGCGTGGTCGGCTTCACCGTCGCGGACGGCCGGATCACCTCGGCGTACACCGTGGTCAACCCGGAGAAGCTCACCCACCTCAACCCCGCCACCACCACGCCGGAGGTGTGA
- the lepA gene encoding translation elongation factor 4 gives MPATPSNVPEPSRTDPALIRNFCIIAHIDHGKSTLADRMLQITGVVDPRQMRAQYLDRMDIERERGITIKSQAVRLPWAPRTGPHAGNTHILNMIDTPGHVDFTYEVSRSLAACEGTILVVDAAQGIEAQTLANLYLALENDLTIVPVLNKIDLPAAQPEKYAAEIAHIIGCDPSDVLQVSAKTGLGVEDLLDHIVNTVPAPVGVKDAPARAMIFDSVYDSYRGVVTYVRVVDGQLTKRERIAMMSTGATHELLEIGVISPEPKVADGLGVGEVGYIITGVKDVRQSKVGDTITSMHKGATEALGGYKDPRPMVFSGLYPLDGSDYPLLRDALDKLRLNDAALVYEPETSVALGFGYRCGFLGLLHLEIIRERLEREFNLDLISTAPNVVYRVIMEDGTEHTVTNPSEFPAGKIAEVYEPVVRGTILAPNEFVGAIMELCQSRRGNLQGMDYLSEDRVELRYTLPLAEIVFDFFDQLKSKTRGYASLDYEPIGEQTADLVKVDILLHGDAVDAFSAIVHKDKAYGYGVMMAGKLQKLIPRQQFEVPIQAAIGSRVIARETVRAIRKDVLAKCYGGDISRKRKLLEKQKEGKKRMKMVGRVEVPQEAFIAALSTDAETPKGEKK, from the coding sequence GTGCCCGCGACCCCCAGCAATGTGCCAGAGCCCAGCCGTACCGACCCGGCGCTGATCCGCAACTTCTGCATCATCGCCCACATCGACCACGGCAAGTCGACCCTCGCCGACCGGATGCTGCAGATCACCGGTGTGGTCGACCCGCGGCAGATGCGCGCCCAGTACCTCGACCGCATGGACATCGAGCGCGAGCGCGGCATCACGATCAAGTCGCAGGCCGTCCGTCTCCCGTGGGCGCCGAGGACCGGTCCCCACGCCGGGAACACGCACATCCTCAACATGATCGACACCCCGGGCCACGTGGACTTCACGTACGAGGTGTCGCGCTCCCTCGCGGCCTGCGAGGGCACCATCCTGGTCGTCGACGCGGCCCAGGGCATCGAGGCACAGACCCTCGCCAACCTGTACCTGGCGCTGGAGAACGACCTCACGATCGTCCCGGTGCTGAACAAGATCGACCTGCCGGCCGCGCAGCCGGAGAAGTACGCCGCGGAGATCGCCCACATCATCGGCTGCGACCCGTCCGACGTGCTCCAGGTCAGCGCCAAGACCGGTCTCGGTGTCGAGGACCTGCTGGACCACATCGTCAACACCGTCCCGGCCCCGGTCGGCGTCAAGGACGCCCCGGCCCGCGCGATGATCTTCGACTCGGTGTACGACTCCTACCGCGGCGTGGTCACCTACGTCCGTGTCGTGGACGGCCAGCTGACCAAGCGCGAGCGCATCGCGATGATGTCCACCGGCGCCACCCACGAGCTGCTGGAGATCGGCGTCATCTCGCCGGAGCCGAAGGTCGCCGACGGCCTGGGCGTCGGCGAGGTGGGCTACATCATCACCGGTGTGAAGGACGTCCGGCAGTCCAAGGTCGGTGACACCATCACCTCGATGCACAAGGGTGCGACCGAGGCGCTGGGCGGCTACAAGGACCCGCGCCCGATGGTCTTCTCCGGCCTCTACCCGCTGGACGGCTCGGACTACCCGCTGCTGCGCGACGCCCTGGACAAGCTGCGGCTGAACGACGCGGCGCTGGTGTACGAGCCGGAGACCTCGGTCGCGCTCGGCTTCGGCTACCGCTGCGGCTTCCTCGGCCTGCTGCACCTGGAGATCATCCGGGAGCGCCTGGAGCGCGAGTTCAACCTCGACCTCATCTCCACCGCCCCGAACGTGGTCTACCGGGTGATCATGGAGGACGGCACCGAGCACACCGTCACCAACCCGAGCGAGTTCCCGGCCGGCAAGATCGCCGAGGTGTACGAGCCGGTCGTGCGCGGCACCATCCTGGCGCCGAACGAGTTCGTCGGCGCGATCATGGAGCTGTGCCAGTCCCGCCGCGGCAACCTCCAGGGCATGGACTACCTGTCCGAGGACCGGGTCGAGCTGCGCTACACCCTCCCGCTCGCGGAGATCGTCTTCGACTTCTTCGACCAGCTGAAGTCCAAGACCCGCGGGTACGCCTCCCTCGACTACGAGCCCATCGGCGAGCAGACCGCCGACCTGGTCAAGGTCGACATCCTGCTGCACGGCGACGCGGTGGACGCGTTCTCCGCGATCGTGCACAAGGACAAGGCCTACGGCTACGGCGTGATGATGGCCGGCAAGCTGCAGAAGCTGATCCCGCGCCAGCAGTTCGAGGTGCCGATCCAGGCCGCGATCGGCTCCCGGGTGATCGCCCGTGAGACCGTCCGCGCCATCCGCAAGGACGTCCTCGCCAAGTGCTACGGCGGTGACATCTCCCGCAAGCGGAAGCTGCTGGAGAAGCAGAAGGAGGGCAAGAAGCGGATGAAGATGGTCGGCCGGGTGGAGGTCCCGCAGGAGGCCTTCATCGCCGCGCTGTCCACCGACGCCGAGACCCCCAAGGGCGAGAAGAAGTAG
- a CDS encoding FAD-dependent oxidoreductase, whose product MTEKQIVVLGAGYAGLAAATRAGKRGQVTLIAPEQRLLHRIRQHETAAGHPEHRPALTEVLRGRAVRHIAARATAIDLDGRKIVLDTGEVVAYDTLVHALGSRTAWHGVPGAAEHAYPAERAAGIAERLRTADRPGTVAVVGGGATGIEIAAELGEAHPDWTVRIVAADQVGGWFSAKGRGHVHRVLRGLGVAIHEHTAVTAVDTGGLTTTDGRIPADLVVWAASMEPHPLAAEAGLAVTPAGRAIVDDHLRSVSHPEVYVIGDAAEVTVPGTGTLRMGCATALPQGQYLGKVLAGRSDKPFAFRYAVQCLSLGRRDGLVQLIHGDDSMRPGALTGRTGRLVKAAILKTVVMSLR is encoded by the coding sequence ATGACCGAGAAGCAGATCGTCGTACTGGGTGCCGGCTACGCGGGCCTCGCCGCCGCCACCCGCGCCGGAAAGCGCGGGCAGGTCACCCTGATCGCCCCCGAGCAGCGGCTCCTGCACCGCATCCGGCAGCACGAGACCGCCGCCGGGCACCCCGAGCACCGGCCCGCCCTCACCGAGGTGCTGCGCGGACGCGCCGTCCGCCACATCGCGGCCCGCGCCACCGCGATCGACCTCGACGGCCGCAAGATCGTCCTCGACACCGGCGAGGTCGTCGCCTACGACACCCTCGTCCACGCCCTCGGCAGCCGCACCGCCTGGCACGGCGTCCCCGGCGCCGCCGAACACGCCTACCCGGCCGAACGCGCCGCCGGGATCGCCGAACGGCTGCGCACCGCCGACCGCCCCGGCACCGTCGCCGTGGTCGGCGGCGGCGCCACCGGCATCGAGATCGCCGCCGAACTCGGCGAGGCCCACCCCGACTGGACCGTGCGGATCGTCGCCGCCGACCAGGTCGGCGGCTGGTTCTCGGCCAAGGGCCGCGGCCACGTCCACCGGGTGCTGCGCGGGCTCGGGGTCGCGATCCACGAGCACACCGCCGTCACCGCCGTCGACACCGGGGGCCTCACCACCACCGACGGCCGGATCCCCGCCGACCTCGTCGTCTGGGCCGCCTCGATGGAACCGCACCCGCTCGCCGCCGAGGCCGGTCTCGCCGTCACCCCCGCCGGCCGGGCGATCGTCGACGACCACCTGCGGTCGGTCTCGCACCCCGAGGTGTACGTGATCGGCGACGCCGCCGAGGTCACCGTCCCCGGCACCGGCACCCTCCGGATGGGCTGCGCCACCGCCCTGCCGCAGGGCCAGTACCTGGGCAAGGTGCTCGCCGGACGCAGCGACAAGCCGTTCGCCTTCCGCTACGCCGTGCAGTGCCTGAGCCTCGGCCGGCGCGACGGACTGGTCCAGCTGATCCACGGCGACGACTCGATGCGGCCCGGCGCGCTGACCGGGCGGACCGGGCGGCTGGTCAAGGCGGCGATCCTGAAGACCGTGGTGATGTCGCTGCGCTGA
- a CDS encoding antibiotic biosynthesis monooxygenase: protein MILESALLDVLPGQEEEFLAAFTEARPLIAGRPGFRSLALRRCLDEGRGSRFLLQVEWENLTDHTEGFRRSPEYQRWRELLHHFYRPFPEVEHYGEPLLRA from the coding sequence ATGATCCTCGAAAGCGCTCTGCTCGACGTCCTGCCCGGCCAGGAGGAGGAATTCCTCGCCGCCTTCACCGAGGCCCGCCCCCTGATCGCCGGCCGGCCCGGATTCCGCTCGCTGGCCCTGCGCCGCTGCCTGGACGAGGGGCGCGGCTCCCGCTTCCTGCTCCAGGTGGAGTGGGAGAACCTCACCGACCACACCGAGGGGTTCCGCCGCTCCCCCGAGTACCAGCGGTGGCGCGAGCTGCTGCACCACTTCTACCGGCCGTTCCCCGAGGTCGAGCACTACGGCGAGCCGCTCCTGCGGGCCTGA
- a CDS encoding long-chain fatty acid--CoA ligase has protein sequence MSSAQSLIDSGRPDLVAGRPTSVAHLFQERVALTPGGEAYRYPVPVDEHAADSTPGAEQWRSLTWAQAATRVYAVAAGLLSLGIEAEDRVALASSTRLEWVLADLGNMCAGAATTAVYPSTNADETAFILSDSGSRAMFAENTAQLDKVVAELDRLPALETVVLFDAPDGPPEAGRLRVLSFAALEVLGAEHLAAHPDAVEKAVAALDKEQLATLIYTSGTTGRPKGVRLVHDCWAYEGRAQEASGLLAADDVQFMWLPLSHVFGKTLISGQIATGHVMALDGRVDRIIHNLPVIRPTVMASAPRIFEKVYNGIAGKARAEGGAKYKIFLWAAGTARAHARAVQESRVATGVGTAPLGLRLKHALADRLVYSKIRAAFGGRLRGAVSGSAALAPEIGYFFVGAGVPILEGYGLSETSAGSCVNRAEDIRVGTVGRPLPGTEVRIAEDGEILLRGPGVMRGYHNLPEKTAEVLESDGWFHTEDIGELSPDGFLRITDRKKDLFKTSGGKYVAPSEVEGKFKAVCPFVSNILVIGNGRNFCTALIGLDEAVIMPWAAEHGMAGSSYAEVTADPRTHELIEGFVRRLNGSLQRWQTIKRFHLLPRDLDVEHGELTPSLKIKRPVVERTYADAVTAMYAGANEA, from the coding sequence TTGAGTTCCGCGCAGTCCCTGATCGACTCCGGCCGTCCCGACCTCGTCGCCGGGCGCCCGACCTCCGTCGCCCATCTGTTCCAGGAGCGGGTCGCGCTGACCCCCGGCGGTGAGGCCTACCGCTACCCGGTGCCGGTGGACGAGCACGCGGCGGACAGCACCCCCGGCGCCGAGCAGTGGCGGTCGCTGACCTGGGCACAGGCCGCGACCCGGGTGTACGCGGTGGCGGCGGGTCTGCTGTCGCTGGGCATCGAGGCCGAGGACCGGGTCGCGCTGGCCTCCTCCACCCGGCTGGAGTGGGTCCTGGCCGACCTCGGCAACATGTGCGCGGGCGCGGCCACCACGGCCGTCTACCCGAGCACCAATGCCGACGAGACCGCGTTCATCCTCTCCGACTCCGGCTCCCGGGCGATGTTCGCCGAGAACACCGCCCAGCTGGACAAGGTGGTCGCGGAGCTGGACCGGCTGCCCGCGCTGGAGACGGTGGTGCTCTTCGACGCGCCCGACGGGCCGCCGGAGGCCGGCCGGCTGAGGGTGCTCTCCTTCGCCGCGCTGGAGGTGCTCGGCGCCGAGCACCTGGCCGCGCACCCGGACGCGGTCGAGAAGGCGGTCGCCGCGCTCGACAAGGAGCAGCTGGCGACCCTGATCTACACCTCCGGCACCACCGGCCGCCCCAAGGGCGTGCGGCTGGTGCACGACTGCTGGGCGTACGAGGGGCGGGCCCAGGAGGCCAGCGGGCTGCTGGCCGCCGACGACGTGCAGTTCATGTGGCTGCCGCTGTCGCACGTGTTCGGCAAGACCCTGATCTCGGGGCAGATCGCCACCGGCCACGTGATGGCGCTGGACGGCCGGGTGGACCGGATCATCCACAACCTGCCGGTGATCCGGCCGACCGTGATGGCCTCGGCGCCGCGGATCTTCGAGAAGGTCTACAACGGCATCGCCGGCAAGGCCAGGGCCGAGGGCGGCGCCAAGTACAAGATCTTCCTGTGGGCGGCCGGCACGGCCCGCGCCCACGCCCGCGCGGTGCAGGAGAGCCGGGTGGCGACCGGGGTCGGCACCGCCCCGCTGGGGCTGCGGCTGAAGCACGCGCTCGCCGACCGGCTGGTGTACTCGAAGATCCGGGCCGCGTTCGGCGGCCGGCTGCGCGGGGCGGTGTCCGGCAGTGCCGCGCTGGCGCCCGAGATCGGCTACTTCTTCGTCGGCGCGGGCGTGCCGATCCTGGAGGGCTACGGCCTGTCCGAGACCAGCGCCGGGTCCTGCGTCAACCGGGCCGAGGACATCCGGGTCGGCACGGTGGGCCGTCCGCTGCCGGGCACCGAGGTGCGGATCGCCGAGGACGGCGAGATCCTGCTGCGCGGTCCCGGGGTGATGCGCGGCTACCACAACCTGCCGGAGAAGACCGCCGAGGTGCTGGAGTCGGACGGCTGGTTCCACACCGAGGACATCGGCGAGCTGTCCCCGGACGGCTTCCTGCGGATCACCGACCGCAAGAAGGACCTGTTCAAGACCTCCGGCGGCAAGTACGTCGCGCCGAGCGAGGTGGAGGGCAAGTTCAAGGCGGTCTGCCCGTTCGTCAGCAACATCCTGGTGATCGGCAACGGCCGCAACTTCTGCACCGCGCTGATCGGCCTGGACGAGGCCGTGATCATGCCGTGGGCCGCCGAGCACGGGATGGCCGGAAGCTCGTACGCCGAGGTGACGGCCGACCCGCGGACCCACGAGCTGATCGAGGGCTTCGTCCGGCGGCTGAACGGCTCGCTGCAGCGCTGGCAGACGATCAAGCGGTTCCACCTGCTGCCGCGCGACCTGGACGTCGAGCACGGCGAGCTCACCCCGAGCCTGAAGATCAAGCGCCCGGTGGTCGAGCGGACCTACGCGGACGCGGTCACCGCGATGTACGCGGGCGCCAACGAGGCCTGA
- the rpsT gene encoding 30S ribosomal protein S20 — protein sequence MANIKSQIKRNKTNEKARLRNKAVKSSLKTALRKAREAAAAGETEKATELARAASKALDKAVSKGVIHANQAANKKSAITKRVNTAVQA from the coding sequence GTGGCGAACATCAAGTCCCAGATCAAGCGCAACAAGACCAACGAGAAGGCGCGCCTGCGCAACAAGGCCGTCAAGTCCTCGCTGAAGACCGCTCTGCGCAAGGCCCGTGAGGCCGCTGCCGCCGGCGAGACCGAGAAGGCCACCGAGCTGGCCCGCGCCGCCTCCAAGGCGCTGGACAAGGCCGTGAGCAAGGGCGTCATCCACGCCAACCAGGCCGCCAACAAGAAGTCGGCCATCACCAAGCGCGTCAACACCGCCGTCCAGGCCTGA
- a CDS encoding ABC transporter ATP-binding protein, which produces MGGQGAEKSMDFKTSGKRLLKLLRPERALIAGVLGLGVLSIGAAIVGPKILGHATDLIFAGVVSTRFPAGSSKEQIVDAMRARGDGDLANLISSVDFTPGQGMDFDAIGGVLLWVLAIYVASAVFGIVQGRLAARAIQRVGYRLRQDTEAKLARLPLSYFDKQPRGEVLSRVTNDIDNISQTMQQTTGQVINSLLTVVGVLAMMFWISWLLALIALIAVPLSVVVATRVGKRAQPQFVQQWRSTGQLNAHIEEMYTGHTLVKVFGRQKESAETFREHNEALYASSFKAQFISGIIQPAMMLIGNLQYVLIAVVGGLRVASGALSIGDVQAFIQYSRQFSQPLTQVASMANLVQSGVASAERVFELLDSAEQTPEPAMPERPDTLRGRVVFQDVAFRYDPDKPLIEDLSLKVEPGQTVAIVGPTGAGKTTMVNLLMRFYEVSSGRITLDGVDIAAMSREDLRSGIGMVLQDTWLFGGTIADNIAYGAEGATREQVVEAARAAHVDRFVRTLPDGYDTVIDDEGTGVSAGEKQLITIARAFLAQPSILVLDEATSSVDTRTEVLIQRAMARLRTGRTSFVIAHRLSTIRDADVILVMENGSIVEQGDHDELIAADGAYARLYQAQFAEAVAEVE; this is translated from the coding sequence ATGGGCGGTCAGGGCGCCGAGAAGTCCATGGACTTCAAGACCTCCGGCAAGCGGCTGCTCAAGCTGCTCCGCCCCGAACGCGCCCTGATCGCCGGCGTCCTCGGCCTCGGCGTCCTCAGCATCGGCGCCGCCATCGTCGGCCCCAAGATCCTCGGCCACGCCACGGACCTCATCTTCGCCGGCGTCGTCAGCACCCGCTTCCCGGCCGGCTCCTCCAAGGAGCAGATCGTCGACGCCATGCGCGCCCGCGGCGACGGCGACCTCGCCAACCTGATCTCCTCGGTCGACTTCACCCCCGGCCAGGGCATGGACTTCGACGCCATCGGCGGCGTCCTGCTCTGGGTCCTCGCCATCTACGTCGCCTCCGCCGTCTTCGGCATCGTCCAGGGCCGCCTCGCCGCCCGCGCCATCCAGCGCGTCGGCTACCGGCTGCGCCAGGACACCGAGGCCAAACTCGCCCGGCTGCCGCTCAGCTACTTCGACAAGCAGCCCCGCGGCGAGGTCCTCAGCCGCGTCACCAACGACATCGACAACATCAGCCAGACCATGCAGCAGACCACCGGCCAGGTGATCAACTCGCTGCTCACCGTCGTCGGCGTGCTCGCCATGATGTTCTGGATCTCCTGGCTGCTCGCGCTGATCGCGCTGATCGCCGTCCCGCTGTCCGTCGTGGTCGCCACCCGGGTGGGCAAGCGCGCCCAGCCCCAGTTCGTCCAGCAGTGGCGCTCCACCGGACAGCTCAACGCGCACATCGAGGAGATGTACACCGGCCACACCCTGGTCAAGGTCTTCGGCCGGCAGAAGGAGTCCGCCGAGACCTTCCGCGAGCACAACGAGGCGCTCTACGCCTCCAGCTTCAAGGCCCAGTTCATCTCCGGCATCATCCAGCCCGCGATGATGCTCATCGGCAACCTCCAGTACGTGCTCATCGCCGTCGTCGGCGGTCTGCGGGTGGCCAGCGGCGCCCTGTCCATCGGCGACGTCCAGGCCTTCATCCAGTACTCCCGGCAGTTCAGCCAGCCGCTCACCCAGGTCGCCAGCATGGCCAACCTGGTGCAGTCCGGTGTCGCCTCCGCCGAACGCGTCTTCGAACTCCTCGACTCGGCCGAGCAGACCCCCGAACCGGCCATGCCGGAACGCCCCGACACCCTGCGCGGCCGGGTGGTCTTCCAGGACGTCGCGTTCCGCTACGACCCCGACAAGCCGCTCATCGAGGACCTCTCGCTCAAGGTCGAACCCGGCCAGACCGTCGCCATCGTCGGCCCCACCGGCGCCGGCAAGACCACCATGGTCAACCTGCTGATGCGGTTCTACGAGGTCAGCTCCGGACGGATCACCCTCGACGGCGTCGACATCGCCGCCATGTCCCGCGAGGACCTGCGCTCCGGGATCGGCATGGTCCTCCAGGACACCTGGCTGTTCGGCGGCACCATCGCCGACAACATCGCCTACGGCGCCGAGGGGGCCACCCGCGAGCAGGTCGTCGAGGCCGCCCGGGCCGCCCACGTCGACCGCTTCGTCCGCACCCTGCCGGACGGCTACGACACGGTCATCGACGACGAGGGCACCGGCGTCAGCGCCGGCGAGAAGCAGCTCATCACCATCGCCCGCGCCTTCCTCGCCCAGCCGTCGATCCTGGTCCTCGACGAGGCCACCAGCTCCGTCGACACCCGCACCGAGGTGCTCATCCAGCGGGCCATGGCCCGGCTGCGCACCGGCCGCACCAGCTTCGTCATCGCCCACCGGCTCTCCACCATCCGGGACGCCGACGTGATCCTGGTGATGGAGAACGGCTCCATCGTCGAGCAGGGCGACCACGACGAGCTGATCGCCGCCGACGGGGCCTACGCCCGGCTCTACCAGGCGCAGTTCGCCGAGGCGGTCGCCGAGGTCGAGTAG